A window from Pseudomonas frederiksbergensis encodes these proteins:
- a CDS encoding ArsR/SmtB family transcription factor yields MNLPAPSIRHDDCDELAALCKAGGDPLRLNVLRALANDSFGVLELAQIFGIGQSGMSHHLKVLAQADLVATRREGNAIFYRRALPHTDLLGGKLHAALLEEVDNLTLPAEVQSRIGQVHGQRAAASQDFFSRVAEKFRAQQDLIAGLPQYRESVLALLDKLSFGEGATAIEVGPGDGAFLPELARRFTQVTALDNSPAMLELARQVCERETLANVSLQLADALNGVSLQADCVVLNMVLHHFAAPAEALKHMANLLQPGGSLLVTELCSHNQSWAREACGDLWLGFEQDDLARWATAAGLAPGESLYIGLRNGFQIQVRHFQRPAGDTHHR; encoded by the coding sequence ATGAATTTACCTGCGCCTTCCATTCGACATGACGATTGCGATGAGCTGGCGGCCCTGTGCAAGGCCGGCGGCGATCCTCTGCGGCTGAATGTATTGCGCGCGCTGGCCAACGATTCGTTTGGCGTACTGGAACTGGCGCAGATCTTCGGCATCGGCCAGTCCGGCATGAGTCACCACCTCAAGGTATTGGCCCAGGCCGACCTCGTGGCGACGCGCCGTGAAGGCAACGCGATTTTCTACCGTCGCGCCCTGCCCCACACCGACCTGTTGGGCGGCAAGCTGCATGCCGCGCTACTGGAAGAAGTGGACAACCTGACCCTGCCTGCCGAAGTGCAGTCGCGGATCGGTCAGGTCCATGGGCAACGCGCGGCGGCCAGCCAGGATTTTTTCTCACGGGTCGCAGAGAAGTTTCGCGCCCAGCAAGACTTGATCGCCGGCCTGCCGCAATACCGCGAAAGCGTGCTGGCATTGCTCGACAAGCTGAGTTTCGGCGAAGGCGCCACAGCCATCGAAGTCGGCCCCGGCGACGGTGCGTTTCTGCCGGAACTGGCGCGCCGCTTCACCCAGGTCACGGCGCTGGACAACAGCCCGGCGATGCTCGAACTGGCGCGTCAGGTTTGCGAACGTGAAACGCTGGCTAACGTCAGCCTGCAACTGGCCGATGCATTGAATGGCGTAAGCCTTCAGGCCGATTGCGTTGTACTGAACATGGTGCTGCACCATTTCGCCGCGCCGGCCGAAGCACTCAAGCACATGGCCAACTTGCTGCAACCGGGCGGCAGTCTGCTCGTGACAGAGTTATGTAGCCACAACCAGAGTTGGGCCAGGGAGGCCTGCGGTGATCTATGGTTGGGGTTTGAACAGGACGATTTGGCCCGTTGGGCCACCGCTGCGGGACTCGCTCCCGGGGAAAGCCTCTATATCGGCTTACGTAATGGTTTCCAGATCCAGGTCCGCCATTTTCAGCGACCGGCTGGCGACACTCACCATCGGTAA
- the metK gene encoding methionine adenosyltransferase codes for MSEYSLFTSESVSEGHPDKIADQISDAVLDAIIAEDKFARVAVETLVKTGVAIIAGEVTTSAWVDLEEIVRNVILDIGYNSSDVGFDGATCGVMNIIGKQSPDINQGVDRAKPEDQGAGDQGLMFGYASNETDVLMPAPITFSHQLVQRQAQARKSGLLPWLRPDAKSQVTCRYEGGKVVGIDAVVLSTQHNPDVSYKDLREGVMELIVKHVLPAELLSKDTQFHINPTGQFIIGGPVGDCGLTGRKIIVDSYGGMARHGGGAFSGKDPSKVDRSAAYAGRYVAKNIVAAGLAERCEIQVSYAIGVAQPTSISLNTFGTGKISDEKIVKLVREVFDLRPYAITTMLDLLHPMYQETAAYGHFGRTPTTKTVGDDTFTTFTWEKTDRAESLRAAAGL; via the coding sequence ATGAGCGAATACTCCCTCTTCACCTCCGAGTCCGTGTCCGAAGGGCACCCGGACAAAATCGCCGACCAGATTTCCGATGCTGTGCTGGACGCCATCATTGCTGAAGACAAGTTCGCCCGTGTAGCGGTCGAGACTCTGGTAAAAACCGGCGTGGCAATCATCGCAGGTGAAGTCACCACGTCGGCCTGGGTCGACCTGGAAGAAATCGTGCGCAACGTGATTCTGGACATCGGCTACAACAGCTCCGATGTCGGTTTCGACGGCGCCACTTGCGGCGTGATGAACATCATTGGCAAGCAGTCTCCTGACATCAACCAGGGTGTCGACCGTGCCAAGCCTGAAGATCAGGGCGCCGGCGACCAGGGCCTGATGTTCGGCTACGCCAGCAACGAAACCGACGTGCTGATGCCAGCACCGATCACCTTCTCGCACCAGCTGGTTCAGCGTCAGGCCCAAGCCCGTAAATCCGGCCTGCTGCCTTGGCTGCGCCCGGATGCCAAGTCGCAAGTGACTTGCCGTTACGAAGGCGGCAAGGTTGTCGGTATCGACGCCGTTGTATTGTCGACCCAGCACAACCCTGACGTATCGTACAAAGACCTGCGCGAAGGCGTGATGGAGCTGATCGTCAAGCACGTACTGCCTGCCGAGCTGCTGTCCAAGGACACCCAGTTCCACATCAACCCGACCGGCCAGTTCATCATCGGTGGCCCGGTAGGCGACTGCGGCCTGACCGGTCGCAAGATCATCGTTGATAGCTACGGCGGCATGGCTCGTCACGGCGGTGGCGCGTTCTCCGGTAAAGATCCATCGAAGGTTGACCGTTCGGCCGCCTACGCCGGTCGTTACGTGGCCAAGAATATCGTGGCGGCCGGCCTGGCCGAGCGCTGCGAGATTCAGGTTTCCTACGCCATCGGTGTTGCTCAGCCTACGTCGATCTCGCTGAACACCTTCGGCACCGGCAAGATCAGCGACGAAAAAATCGTCAAGCTGGTTCGCGAAGTGTTCGACCTGCGTCCATACGCAATCACCACCATGCTCGACCTGCTGCACCCGATGTACCAGGAAACCGCTGCGTACGGCCACTTCGGTCGCACGCCGACTACCAAGACTGTGGGCGATGACACTTTCACCACTTTCACCTGGGAAAAAACCGACCGCGCCGAATCCTTGCGCGCTGCTGCCGGCCTGTAA